The Actinomyces faecalis genome includes the window CTCCGTCTCGCCCGCGATAGCAACGAAAGATCCGCGTCGACCACACCTCTTCTCAACCTCACCTTGAGATTGAGACCGAATTGGCCGATGTCGACCGCGCGCCCTTCGTTGAGCACGCCCCGTCAGGCACCTATCGTGGGATCTGCTGGCGCAGCCACCAGGCCGCGGTCCCACCCCACCACCCCGAGAACCGACAGGAGCATCACGTGAGCGCGAACGAAGCGATCCGTCACGACGTCGCCCTTCAGCGCACCCAGGGCATGCTCTTCGGTGACCCGCTTCCTGAACTGGACGCCAACACCGGCTACCGCGGACCGATCGCCTGCCGGGCCGCGGGCATCACCTACCGCCAGCTCGACTACTGGGCCCGCACGGGCCTGGTCGAGCCCACGATCCGCTCAGCCAAGGGCTCTGGCTCCCAGCGCCTGTACTCCTTCCGGGACATCCTCCTGCTCAAGATCGTCAAGCGCCTGCTGGACACCGGTGTCTCCCTCCAGCAGATCCGTACCGCTGTCAACGCCCTGCACGCCCGGGGCGTCGAGGACCTGACCTCGATCACCCTCATGAGCGACGGTGCCTCGGTCTACGAGTGCACGAGCAACGACGAGGTCATCGACCTCGTCCAGGGCGGTCAGGGCGTCTTCGGCATCGCCGTCGGCCGGGTGTGGCACGAGGTCGAGGGCTCACTGGCAGAGCTGCCTACCGACCACGCGGGTGACGGTCCCGTCATCGAGGACGAGCTCGCCGCCCGTCGTGCGGCCAAGCGCCGTGCGATGTGAGGGCCGCGCCGGCTCAGAAGCGTCGCTGCCCCAGCACGTAGCCTCGCGAGTACCCGTCTGACAGGTCCTTCAGCAGAAAGCAGCCACGCAGTCCCAGCCCCGGCCGGGACGAAGGCCCATCATGGTCCGCTCCGTGAGATATCGCACCCCTTCTGGAACTCATCAGGAGGCGTTCTGAGGGCGACGGGGCTGACGAATGACGTCTCCTCCTGGTAACAATTCTGTCAGGTCACGTTTACGTGGCTCTGGCCGCCGCCCCCTCCGGACGGTCGGTTCACCTCGCCCACCGGGACTGGAATGAGTAGCACCCTCTTCATCGTCGTCGTCGTGGTCATCACCGCGCTGGTGTTCGACTTCACCAACGGCTTTCACGACTCTTCCAACGCGATGGCCACGTCCGT containing:
- a CDS encoding MerR family transcriptional regulator; this translates as MLFGDPLPELDANTGYRGPIACRAAGITYRQLDYWARTGLVEPTIRSAKGSGSQRLYSFRDILLLKIVKRLLDTGVSLQQIRTAVNALHARGVEDLTSITLMSDGASVYECTSNDEVIDLVQGGQGVFGIAVGRVWHEVEGSLAELPTDHAGDGPVIEDELAARRAAKRRAM